The sequence below is a genomic window from Humulus lupulus chromosome 3, drHumLupu1.1, whole genome shotgun sequence.
tatttataaaaagatAATTTTAACTTGATCCAAAGTATAAATGTTGACTtcccaacaacaacaaaaagtatAAATAATGTTGACTTCAGAAATTGTCATAATCAATATATTTCATTATTGGAAAGATTCAATCTTAgaaaatatgttttgaaaataaatacttttttttttgttgggaaAATAAATACACATTTGGTCACACATTACTAAATCAACTATGCCATGTGTTTTTTTAAGTGAACTAAGAAGAAAAAACATTATGGGGTACTTGCAAAAAGATCTTTTGATGCTTAAGACAGAATGAATTCTCTAGTAATTAGTAGTGTAACAATAagcaaaatgaataaaaaaaaatccttCTATCAGTTAACTAACCATTGTCTATAGGTAAAATTAAAGGGCTCGTTTGGTGGGCTGGACAAGGAGAAGGGATTGGACAGTTCCTTCCAGTCCCATGTTTGATTAACTCTTAGGCACTAGATTATTATTTTCTTCAGTTCCCAAAATAATcccaatttttttcttaaaaaatattttaacttTCTACCATAATATATAAGGCATGTATGTGGCAGGGTAAGTTTTTTTACCCTACTCATACGACACACTCCAGTTTTATACACCCAGataagttataatcaatatttttatATGACGACATTCGTTGTAGTTACGACATTCCTTATGtacattttcagaaaattctaaataatttaatatGTCAAAAACATAGTTCTTAATATTCCCAACTAACacacacaaaataaaaataaaatcaaacatgTTTTTGACATactaaattattcagaattttcaaaaaatatacaGGAAAGATGTCGTAACTAAAACAAacatcgtcatataaaaaaatttgggtcATGACTTATCTACATGTGTAAAACTAGAACAAACTTAGCCTACCACATATATGCCTcctaatatatatgattttaagaatatttaatgtttttaaagaacaatttttttatattaaaatataaatatgatgtattttttaattatgagCATTaatcatattatatttttataatttatatactttttatttcatataattattattatttacaaaAGATTATTTTATACTTCATTTAGTCAAATATTACATCGAATATAGTACACTACAGCAAAACCTCTCAACAGTAATAATGTTGGGATTATCATATTTTATTGTTATGAGTAGGTTATAACTTAATAGAATTATATCTATAAAATATTAGAAATATACACTTTAAAATTTAcattaaataataattgataaagcATATCAAATTCAACGTAaaacattgataaacaaaaattacataaatatataagtacaatgtatatatttatttaatgttGAAAATATACAAAGTTATTTTACAAgtctaaattgataattaattttattataaatttttagtATGTAAAAAAtagcatatatatacatattatttaaTATTAAGTCAATTATTACTATATGGAGGTATATATAATCTAAAGGCGAGACcaaaaaatattataacttaCTACAATATGGAGtttattcttatttataactGATCTCATATTAGGGCTAAAGTTTTTTATGACTATACGAGAGTTATTCCAATATAGAGTaaaattttatagatattttactATACTAAGATAATCTAGTGCAATCTAATCTAATTTAATCTTGACTCATAATTCAACCTAATTCTAATTAACTCATGTGTGTTagtccaaaaaataaattattcttATTAGTCTACGTCATCAAATGAACATATTAGTTATTTAGAATTTTTGAAAGCCAGTTTATCATCAACATTTTTTGGTAGAATGGAACTGCTTTTCTGCTTCCATCTTCTATTATTTGATTTAATAAAATGGTGCGCTTTAATTTTAACTTTCTTTTTACAATTAGGCTATACATCTGATCACGTTTGGAAAAAGGGGTTAGatataattggattggattgaaAAATAttatggaaaaaaataaaaatattaatcatttactaacaataatttttttttaaaatagatagaaaataacaattttttttaccaTAAAAATACATAGTTATAAATTAGAACGGATAACACTATTCCAAAATTTTCAATAAAACTAAATTATCCTAAACTGGTAAAACTATAAAAAATTATTGAATTAATTGTTTCAATATTCTATTCTATTCAATTAATTATAGCTTGACCTTCTTCCAAACGTAAAAGAAAATTTAGATAAGGATTCGTTTCAAAATTTTCTAAGGAGTAGAATTATGGATTAGAGTGGAGAAGAAAAGTATTTATTTACCTATAATTAATTGTAGCATTGTAGATGGATGTGGTTACTCATCTCTTATAAAAGGTGGTACTCAGTACTCACTCCACAGACGACAGGTTGCAAAAAGTGACGTcagcagagagagagagagagagaaaggggggTGGGGATGATTGTTATTGTAATCAAGATTGAAGTTGAAGTTGAAGTTGAAGTTGAGTAAAGGACAGCACCCTCTTCTCCTCACCCACTTTCCACCACGTCATCATTTTATTCTCTTTACTCGACACGTGTTCCATATATACCCTAACATATTCCTAGGCCTAAcaccatcttttttttttaatttaaaatacaaaAGAAAGTGCAACTTGCTTCTGCCTTAAAGGTAAGGTAGGTCCCACTTCCAAAATTGAAGTGTAAATAATTCCATTTTTGGGACCACGTGCATCACACGCAGCTTGACGATTGCACGATACGCTCCCTTCCCTTCCCACGCATTCCACGTTGACCTGCCTATCATTTCTTTGTTGACTTGTGGTAAAACCCTCTCAATTTTGGCCCAATTACAACCTTCAATCCGCTACTTACGTGTCACcttctttttgttttgttttctttcttaAATATCATAATTATTATTCTTGAATCAACTGTAACATGCCAAATttgttattaaaaataaaagaatccAATGCCAAAACGAGACGTTTTCAGTTTCTGCGGCGATCTCAAACAAAATTTTCAGACCACTCTTCACATCTCACATCTCACATCTCACAAGCGTGCAATGTTTTatctttatgttttatttacgaTTTACATGGATATTTATTGTTCACTTTATAATTTTTACTTGAATACCTCATAAAACCcaattatattaaattttataataaataattgtaatatttttctaaatataatacacctctaaatatttttatatataattcttCTTTTTAATTTAAGAATTTtatggaaaaaataaataataactttCCTTTGATAAGTAGAGAATTCAATCCCTATTCTACCTCCATACTCACACACCCAACCACATGAGTTAGCCCTAAATAATAATAACTTAATTGCCACTTATAAAATTCAAAGTTTTGATTATtaaatgtttttcttaaaaattgaATTTCCAAACAAGATAAACCCAAATAAACATTATGTTAAAAATCCTGCATTTAATCCTCATTATTATTCAAATTCAAGTGCCACATTATGTTAAAAGAGAATTCCTCAttcaaataaatttatatatttatctttatatattataaatatgagtttAAAAATTGTTATTCTCAGTTagatttgacatttttttttattattttctaatacCGTTAGTTTTATAGTCatctaaataaaataattatttaaaaaaataataataaaaccatctaaataaggtaaataaattgaaaaaaaataataaatgaataataatttctcatcacttatttaaattactctattaattatattttcaaaaactATAatcgaaaaatatttatgtgtttaaatttaatatttttagtcttttattaattatttattttgtcatttaacttattttgtttatccaaacatatatgtgatattataataagatataaatatacatattttcttatttcgttctttagtttttttaatgagaaattacttattttagttCCTCTagctattaattaaataatatatatttatatataactttttgtcggctttaaatttttttaaattaaataattaaaatttgatcgaataaactttttaaattcctagttttaatttagaatttttttaatattttattgtatGGAAATTCATagatattttttctaaaagaaaattagaaaaaaatatttaatttaaaaactataaGTCACCATAAttttatctcttctatataaaaaatatatagataacgGAAAGTCTTAGTTTTAATGGTTTGTTTTGTtcactttaacgaaatattctaaatatttaacagaatataccaataaaactaactaaaaatatatatttattaattatattaatataaatttaaatattataaaatatcattattatgataatatttaATGTAAGATTATGTatataataactatattaatataaagtcaaattcaaatttaaatgttttaaaatatcattattataataatatataatacaagatatttaataattatattaatataaatttaaatgttataaaatattattatgataataatatataatccaattttattactaattatattaatatgaattcaaatattataaattattattattacaataataatatttaatacaagactagatatttaaatattataaaatatcatcataGTAATAATACATGATACataatcttaaaaaaattatcatttatgtataaaaagattatcatattatatatatatttaaaaaaatatataaacaatattttagtttaatttttcatttaatatgtttatgtcattcttttatgtataatattgtttatttatttgaaatatatatgataatgatacaaatttaataaaatattaataaattcaataaataaaattaagcaaacgtgcattgtacgttgcttttacctagtatataaAAAATAGTGTATCTAATAGATTCTTgatttaacagttttttatttttatatttttaaaaaattatcttattttttattttttaaaactattgacaatgttttggtttaatttttttaaaatatacatagtatatgacattgtttatttatttaaaatttatatgacaattaaaaaaatataataaaaataaattaatatattttctaaataaaatgaAGTAAATATGCATTGCACACTGCTTTTACCTAGTATTTATATcaatgagagcttcaaggaggTGATGTGGCAATTTAAAATTGCTCTAAATCAttatttctattttctcctttgtttcacattttttaattattaattttcaaatttatgattcttaattaataattaaagaaaaaaaagtaaaatcTATATCTATTTATATAAATGAAAGCTTCAAGAAAGTGACGTGGCACTATAAAATTGCTCTATACCGctatttctattttctcatttttttttcacattttagTTCTTCTTTTTCCAATttattaataaacataaacatatctaattataaaatttataataGAAGTAAATTAATTCGAATAATAAtaactatataataataatttaaatatttatttatttaaacaaaaccgtattataattattcaatttttttttacattttatattaattactaatgataataattattaaaaaaacgtGTAAGATatcaatttttaaattaattaataataatttaattatttatttatttaaacaaaaccatattataattattcaaaaaaaattattttattttagttttatattaattactaattgtacgccctaaatatccacgggctattagcgagctaagaaatgacataattatatcagccacgtggatgtcacgtacccggagctgctgttaccaggtcctacctccctagctcgaggtaaccaaaggcttaatgagattactaaggagtcgggtcagaagtatggacaccacgggctaagtgtacatcaagcttgaggtacgagcttgagttggcacctctgaccccttataaagtcaaccacgcaatgtaaacgtgcatatttcAGACATTATGTGTCTGActcatccctgaattctcggacacgcagcataaacgtgcgtgttcaggcacccacgactgggttgggccgtgtagcccattatcccccttacctattgattagaccacacttcattgtcaggttttaggaattaatcatgaatgtcacagaagtgacatgatgggtaagaaggtcacgggatgacccctcttgccaacccccaggtgccatctccctataaatatggagagcctgggagttgcaaggggttggattctattatttaaagaaataccatgtaaagaatatcagaaaaatagcaataatattggctggtggactagaaggattttaacctttgaaccacctaaaataGTATTCGTGTCActattttactttgagatcattcatctgttacggttcattatttagcactaatctcactctttattctattaattatctgttgccgaagaaccgcgtcaacactaatgataataattattaaaaaatgtgTAAAAACTTTTCAAAGTTCTCATatcaatttttaaattaattaataataataactatataataataatttatttatttatttaaacaaaaaccATATCATAATTTATATCTatctacttttaaaaaaaattataaaaggtAAAgagcatttaaaaaaaatatttatgattcctatctattttctcttttttttttcaaattttcttAAAGAAAATATCTAAATTAATATCTATAATATATATCAATTAAAATTATTCACAActtataatttgaatttaaatttgattagattttaaatatttatatatatataggatgcATAATCAATTCAGATCATTATGAATTTTTTCTATAACAATTTTTTCATGGTTCATGGCTCAAAACTGTACTTGCACAATTTCTATTTACTGTTATTGTTTGTCATTGATAACATATGTGTTTCTCAATTTTCGTTCAGTAGATTGCATATCAAATCCATATCTTATTTTTCTCTTTAACTATTTTTTCTAAGCAGGTGAGACCATATATTCACCTTCCCAAATGGTTGGCATTACTAGAGTCATAATAACTTGATTTATAGATGTGTTGgattaaaatactattttatgggcacatatgtataatgtataatgcTATTGTAGAGTGTGATATAAAATtaagtgaccaattatgttataaatatcataaagTATTAAAGTGTCATGAATTTAATGTGTAGAAACAGGaaagtgaatttttaattttataatgggtAAAATTGGAAATTactaattataaattagggttgtggtcccctatatatatgtatcattctATTCTGATGTCATCCCATtaatagaaaagaaaagagagactcTTCTCTCATACAGATACATATTATATAGGAAGATCTAAACCCTCTGTGCAATCTCCAACAATGGCCTCAGGTTAGTGCTTCCGTTCTTGTGTTaatctttttctttaatttagcaaaggatctatagaattatgatttaggatttctcatatatgcatttataatgATATAATTTTGGATTATGTGTTAGAGATTATTGTTTGTTCATGTTATTTGATTGTATTAGAAATTCTAACAAGTGGTATCAGAACCATCTTTGCTGAATTTATTgaagatttgatgattttgtttaTAGAAATTTGGGAATTTATGTGTTGATATTTTTCTGTATTGTCATATACCTTTATGCCGTGTTCTTTGATGATTTATAAATCATTTGTTTTTAACATCTCACTTATTTTGGCTTCAGTATATATTGGCTTCAGTATATATTTTATACATGATATATGACTCTTTCTATTAAATGCTTCAGTTGTTCAGATTATATATAAATGATTTTGTTAAAGTATTTTGTTTTAGATATATAACCACTGTTTCAACTTTTATGTACACGATAATAATATATAcatacagatatatatatatttatatatatatgctgTTAAAGATTCTTCTAGAATCCGAAAACAAAGGATGGGTTTGTTAAGTTTTATATGATAACaacatatgtgtatatatatttataattaggTTACTTGTTCTCATAGTCATctttctcattatatattttatatatgatatatatttcaTTTCAGGTTATAGAAATTTATTGTTTTGTTATATGCATGtacaaatatataatcatatatgaatattaagttttgttttatttatttttattgaatatataataatttctattaaaataataataataataatacagtaataattaaattcaaatttgGTTTTAGTTTtagattttaatattttaaattaattaattgaaacaaaatatcaccaaagtgatctcttttgtgtagattaatttaattaaaatattaagatAATTGTATGTATGTAATTCATGCATTTATTAACTAGCCCAAAGGTAAGTTAATATTTGGCCAAGTTTCATGCATACTTGTAGTGATAAATATGTGACAATTATAAGGTATTTTGTGTGAATAATATGTCAGTCCAAAGATTGATTTATtgtttgacataatttattgtcaaTGTTTGATTGTTACAACAAGAGTATCACTTACAATTAATATTATTGTCCAAAGACTTAATATTAATGTTGTGCTTGGTATCTTGAGATGGGATTaacaaaaatttgaatttattgtttGATTATGCAAACTGATGTGagcttgttttgtttgttttgttctatatTCTGCTAGTTCATCTTCAGCTGCCTCAATATTTGCTACTATTAATTCTATTCCTATGCTTAATGGGACCAATTTCAAGGATTGGAAAAGGAACTTACTTATAGTTCTGGGATGTATGGATTTAGACCATGCATTAAGGGATGAACAACCTGCACCTCTCACTAAGGAAAGCACCCGTGATGAGAAAACAGATTTTGAGAGGTGGGATCGTTCAAATCGCATGAGTTTAATGATTATGAAACACATCATTCTAGAAGCCTTTTGGGTCACAGAATTCGAAGGGATTACTAAGGCCAAGAATTTCCTTGAACAAATTGAGGAACGTTTTGCGAAAAACGATAAGGTTGAAATGACAACACTTCTAGGTTCTTTGATGACCGTGAAGTATAAGGGTCAAGGAAATGTAagggagtacattatggaaatgCATCATATTGTCTCAAGACTTAAGACACTTAAGATCGAGCTTTCTAATGATGTGCTTGTGCTTATGGTTTTGTTAATGCTTCCTACAcagtttaaccaatttaaaattagttataACTGTCAAAAGGAGAAATGGACTCTCAATGAACTCATTTCTCACTGTgtgcaagaggaagaaaggttaaaaaaggacaaaactgAAAGTGCTCACTTAGCCACTGCCTCTAAGGATAAGGGCAAGAAAAGGAAATCTAAGAATGAAGCTGCTAAGGGTCCAgcccaaaagaaacaacaaaaGGATTCATAAGGTTGTTACTTTTGCAACAAGCCTGGACATGTGAAGAAAGATTGTGCCAAGTATCACGCATGGCGTGCAAAGAAAGGTATGATTCTTACTTTGGTCTATTATGAGGTTAATTTAGCTTTAGTACCTAGGAACACTTGGTggatagattctggtgctactacTCACATAAGTGTTTCTATGCAGGGTTGCCTGAGCTCCCGAAAGCCAAGTGATGGTGAAAGACACATCTTCGTGGGCGATGGAAAATCGGAGGAAGTGGAAGCAATTAGGCATTTTAGGTTGTTGTTAGGAActggtttttatttggatttgaaagacacttttggtgtaccgtcttttagacggaatttaatttatgtttctttGTTGGACAAATTTGGATATTCTTGTTCTTTTGGAAACAATCAGTTTCAAATGTTGTTGGAGCTGGTTACTTGAATGCTTATGACAACTTTTATTTGCTAGAAACAATTGCATCCTATaatgaaaccttgcatgtggaatcacgtggtactaaacacaaattaaataagGACAATTCAACGTAATTGTGGCATAAGCGCTTAGGTCATATCTCAAAAGGTAGAGTTGAGCGCCTTGTGTCTGATGGCATTTTAGAATCTCTTGACTTCACAGACTTTGATGTTTGTGTTGATTGTATCAAGGGAAAACAGACAAAAACTAAGAGATTAGGTGCCAACAGATCTTCAAATCtcttagaattgattcatacaaatatttgtgggccattccctacaacatcatggaatggtcaacaatatttcatatcattcatagacgattactcacgttatgggtacctatatctcattcatgaaaagtcccagtctctggatgtgttcaaagcttataaagctgaagttgagaatcaactcaacaaaaggattaaaaatgtcagatctgatcgtggtggtgagtacTACGGTAGATATGATGGCTCAGGCGAACAATGTCCAGGACTCTTTGCTAAATTCCTAGAGGAATGCGGTATTGTCCCACAGTACACCATGCCACGATCGCCTAGCatgaatggtgttgctgaaaaACGCAATAGGACTCTTAAGGATATGGTAAGAAGTATGATTGCTCATTCTACCTTACCTGAGTCCCTCTAGGGAGAAGCATTAAAGACAGCAGCTTACATTCTGAATAGAGTACCAACTAAAGCAGTtgcaaaaacaccttatgagctttggacaggtcgaaagcctagtctaaaacactttcacatttggggatgtccagctgaggcaaggccttataagccacatgaacaaaaattggactccaaaacagtgagcagctactttattggttattctgagtgatctaggggctataagttttatgatcccacaattaaaaatatttttgagacaAGAACTACAACAGTTTTTGAGGatgttgagtttggggggagaaatAAGGTTAGAGACATTGCTTTTGAGGAGGAATTGAGTTCAAACTCAGTTCCTACTATCATTTTTGACAATGTTCAGGCTTCTACACCTATCATTGTTCAAGAAATGAATCCAAAACCTCAACAAGACAATGTTgaacaaaccccaaatcaagatgAGGTAATTGTTCCagaagaacaaactcaacaacctcaagaaccagagccattaagaaggtccacaagagaaagaagaaatgcCATTTCAAATGATTATGTTGTATTTCTTCAAGAACACGAGGATGACAATGGAGTGATGGAAGATGATCCAATCAATTTTCATCAGGCCATTAAAAGTTCTAACTCTCAAAAGTTGATTGATGCCATGAAAGAAGAGTATAAGTctatgcaagacaataaagtttgggaaCTTGTTCCATTACCAGGCGTTGCAAAGCCAATTGGTTGCAAACGAATATTAAAACCAAGAGGGATTCAAATGGTAATGTGGAGAGGTATAAAGCGCGTCTTGTAGCTAAAGGCTATACTCAGAAAGAAGGCATTGATTATACAGAGACTTTCTCTCCAGTTTCATCGAAAGACTCTTTTAGAATAATAATGGCACTTGTTGCTCACCTTGATCTTGAACTACATCAGATGGATGTTAAAACCGCGTTTCTCAATGGAGACATTGACGAGACAATTTATATGGTGCAACCAGAAAACTTTGTGTCGGGAGACCCGAAGAATATGGTTTGCAAATTGACAAAATCCATCTATAGactcaagcaagcttctcgtcAATGGTATCACAAATTTCATCAAGTAATTATCTCATTCGGTTTCgagatgaatgttgttgatgattgtgtatatcataagttcagtgggagtaagtatatattcctagttctatatgtcgatgacatattgcttgccactaatgatataggcttattgcacgaaaccaagagatttctatctaagcattttgagatgaaagatcttggggaCGCCTCTTTTGTATTAGCAATTCAGATACATTGAGATCGTTCTCAAggtattcttggattatcacaaaagagCTATATCGATAAAGTACTCAAAAGATTTGGAATGCAAGATTGTAGACCAGGTGATACCCCTGTTGCTAAAGGAGACAAATTCAGTCTCAGTCAATGCCCTAAAAGTAACCTTGAAACTCaagaaatgcaaaagattccTTATGCATCAActgttgggagtctgatgtatgctcaagtttgtACGCGTCCGGATATTGCGTACATTGTTGGAATGTTAGGCAGATATTTAAGCAACCCTGGTATGGACCATTGGATAGCAGCCAAGAgggttatgaggtatcttcagagAACAAAAGGTTACATGCTCACATATA
It includes:
- the LOC133824661 gene encoding uncharacterized protein LOC133824661, translating into MDLDHALRDEQPAPLTKESTRDEKTDFERWDRSNRMSLMIMKHIILEAFWVTEFEGITKAKNFLEQIEERFAKNDKVEMTTLLGSLMTVKYKGQGNVREYIMEMHHIVSRLKTLKIELSNDVLVLMVLLMLPTQFNQFKISYNCQKEKWTLNELISHCVQEEERLKKDKTESAHLATASKDKGKKRKSKNEAAKGPAQKKQQKDS